Within Primulina tabacum isolate GXHZ01 chromosome 5, ASM2559414v2, whole genome shotgun sequence, the genomic segment TTGATTCCAGCACCAATCGGCTACACTAGTCCTTTTCCATGGCCAAAGAGTCGTGACTATGTTTACTATGCGAATGTCCCTTTTAAAAGTCTGACGGTTGAGAAGGCCAATCAGAATTGGGTGCAATATGATAAGAGTGGTGTCTTCAAATTTCCTGGTGGTGGGACGATGTTCCCACAAGGGGCAGATGCTTATATAGACGAACTTGCATCGGTGATTCCAATTGCTAATGGGTTGATTCGAACAGCATTAGACACTGGTTGCGGAGTATGTTCATTATTTTCCTTCCCTCTTTTGGTTTATGCTCATGAATTTGTTTCATTTTATTCAGAACAATCTTGCTTATATATTTATAACAAGATGATGTTGGATCATCGCTTGACTTCTCAGTTTATAAACTTGATAGAAGGCACATTATCAGTTTGATTTTGTAACTGATGGTATGTGCATAGCAGTGAGTTTTTTCTTATAATGATACGGACAGGCAATCAGGTAGAGCATCCCTGTACCTTTTGTATCATTCGAAACTTTTGATTTATGAGTAAATCACTAGTGTTAAAACTGGTAAAACACACATCTTTTGGTTAGAGTTGGTCCAATTTCCAGTCCGTTAAAAATTGTTATAACTGGAGTTAACTCTTGATTCATTGACTTGTTAAACACATCTTTCAGCATGTTGCTAACTGCTTCTCGTGTTGAATTTTGTCTTTCTGAATTAACTACTAGATTAGAATCGGAAGCATCTGACAAGCTCTTGGAGCTCAATATCCAAACATATTAAGTgcatattttcttaaaacaaaCCTGAggaagatattttaaaataaattatgagcTTACGGGGTCCAAAAAAAAGTAATGTAAGTTCTGGGCATTATATGATACTTTAAAGAAGCTTGGCCGTACACCCTTTTAAGTAGATAACAGAGCTTCAAGCCATAATTTACTCtgacaattttttttcttttgggtGAAATCTGATTAGTTGTAAGCATATTTTCATAGTTTCTGAAGCAAATTACAATAATTGCAATCAGGTTGCCAGCTGGGGTGCTTACATGCTTAAAAGAAATGTGCTGCCCATGTCATTTGCACCAAGGGACAACCATGAGGCACAGGTGCAATTTGCGTTGGAGCGAGGCGTGCCTGCTGTCATCGGGGTTCTTGGATCAATAAAACTTCCATACCCCTCCAGGGCATTTGATATGGTGCAGTGTTCCAGGTGCTTGATACCATGGACTTCTAATGGTACTAATAGCTCTATAAATATCCACATATGTTAACATCTGGCATaaatttacataaaaaaaaatgaatcgTGATCCTCTATATGTCAGTGGTTTACATATTGTAACCCATGTATTCTATTTTTTAGCAGTAATGAAGCATTGCATATTTACTTAACTCAATATGCCATGTGATTTTGAGCATGATGATATAATTTTGATCTTTTAGTAATTAGTAGTTTATGATAAGGAGGATTCTTTGTCTTTACAAGTGATTGCGTTGGAATAAAGGCTTAAACTAAATTTTCCTAAGAGCATAGTGCTAAAACATCACGAGGTTCTCTTTAACGAGTCTGGAATCGTCTGAGAAATCGAGAGGTTCTCTCATAATGCGCCTCTAATCCAATTATCAAAAATAGGTCGAAAAGGCCAAAAAGTTCACAAGTTAAGAAGCATTATGAATCTCAATGAATATCCTATTAATTGTCCCATAACCCTATCCATAATGAAGGGTTGTGAAATTGACTCATAACTATACAGCATGCTTGCACCTTGATGGAAATTTAGGTATTCCGATTGATAGAGGGGAGTTATAAGGAAAAAGTTGAACTTCTAGAGTTTTTTGATAAGTGGGAAACAAAATTGAGCTGTCTCAAATAGACACACATCTATAACTTAAACTCCATTGACACTATAGGGTGTTTTGAGCAAAGTCTACTTCCTCCTTTTCCTTTGGGTAATCCCACATCCTAAAATGAAGTTTCCGAGGTATGGCAAAATTGTAATCGACTGAGAAAAAATTGGGAACTAAGGCTGTTTACTAAAGAAGGCCGAAAACATTGGGAAATATCATCGAGAAAACTCAACTTCATACCAAGAGCTCATTTTGTGAAACTGGGGATAAACTTTGAATTAATGTTCTAAATTATCTTTGAGAAGTTTATGATAATTTGCATTCTTGTCGGCCAAAAAAAGGTGCTGAATTTCAAATCAAGTTATATGAACTAAGTTTCAATCTTTTATGCTTTCTTTCTCAACTGATTATGGTGAACTGGCAAGATAATGATTGTATGCATCGGTTATTTTCACAAgtctttatttttttcttgttaCCAGTTTCtatcattttcttgattttatccATGCATATATGTGACCTGAACTAGTAATGGTGAACTGGAAAGATAATGGTAGTATGCAAACTTTATGCGATGATTCAATTAGATGTTAAATAACTAACTGTTTGTGACCGAGAGGAACTTAATATAATGAATCACTTATATGTTGAGCAAATGTCTGTGGCCGGGTTATTGATCCGCCTTAACTGTGTGGCACAATTTGtgtttaaattataatattgtCCTTTATGCTGTTTTTGTAACCTTCTAAAGTTGAAAAATACTCAGTATCGTTCAATATCTCCATATTTTTTACAATATAGCCTTTGATACAAGAGCCAAGACTCGGCTTTACAATGTCCAATCATTTGTGATGACAAACAAATTTCACCGAATCTAGTGCATCTACCATTTAaagttcttatttttttttgtatgtaGACGGCAAGTATTTAATGGAAGTGGATCGAGTTCTTAGACCCGGTGGATTCTGGGTGTTATCTGGTCCTCCGATCAATTGGAAAACATACTATCTTACATGGAAAAGGTCTAAAGAAGATCTGAAGGCGGAACAATCAAGAATTGAAGAGTTGGCTGAACTCCTTTGCTGGGAGAAAAAGTACGAGAAAGGGGACATTGCTATCTGGAGGAAAAAAGTAAATGCCATGTCTTGTAGAAGGAAATCTGTCAATTATTGTCAATCTTCAGACAGTGATGATGTGTGGTAAGTTAATGGttcctttttattattttttaatttttagatCATGCTAAGTAAATGATTCTAAATAACAAATACTCAAATATCATGAACGTTTTGCACTATAAATCTGTTTTGCAACATCTGTTATTTTGCTTTAGCGTCTATTGTTCTGACATTTGGAAAATCAGGTGTTAGCATGTTTGTTACCAAAGCTTTATCCGaaaatgcatgatttgatgaaccgCAAAGAATAGAATTTGACGACATTTTTGTTCTCATTGGCTGAATTTATAAATTTCGTGGTTTAAACCCATATCACTTGAGGTTTAATGGTGGTGAATGAGGGcttatttgttttatttaaaaataagtagttttattttgatgattcaGTTAATTTATTCCAATTCTAATATAGTGTGAGATTTATATGTGTTTCCTTAATTTCCCACCCTCAATGTGCATATGAAAATTTTAGAGATGGTTTTAGGGTATAATTTATCGTTTTTTTACTGAAATGTAAGTTCATTTGAGCATCTTTATAAGCATTATACAAcattaaaaataacaaaattcaaGGAATATTAATAAACATGAAGACACTGACACACATGTTTGATGCCCAGTTGAGTGATCTTGATGTCAAGAGGATTCCTTAATTTCTTTATGTATGTTGAAACCATTTTTCCTCCGAAGATATTTAAccttaatattaaatttcatGATGTCTTGGAAGGTACAAGAAAATGGAAACTTGCGCAACTCTCTTCCCAGAGGTCAAAAGAGACAATCAAGTAGCTGGAGGGGAGTTGAAGCGGTTTCCGGTCAGGCTTTTTGATGTGCCACCTCGAGTAAAAAATGGGGATGTTCCTGGAGTAACATCCGAATTGTATAAAGAGGATAATAAGCTTTGGGAAAAACATGTCAACGAGTACAAAAGGATTAATAGGTTACTTGGCACCTGCAAGATATCGGAACATCATGGATATGAATGCAGGTCTCGGAGGTTTTGCAGCAGCATTGGAATCTCCGAAACTATGGGTGATGAATGTTGTGCCTAATGTTGCTCAGAATACTCTAGGTGTCATATACGAGCGAGGCTTGATTGGCATATATCATGATTGGTACACTGTCTACTTTTCCACATTCAACAAACGGACCTTAACATGCATATCCAACCAGTAAATGTTTGGAAATTCCTAGATTTGGAGCTAAGTTGTATTTTTCTCGATTATTTCAGGTGTGAAGGGTTCTCCACTTACCCAAGGACCTACGATTTCATTCATGCTAATGGCGTATTCAAGTTATATCGCGACAAGTAAGCAACGATTACTTGACCCAACTACTTGACAATGCACgtttgattttcttgtttagAAGTTTGTAGTCTCTGAAATTTTTTCTACTGGAATGTTCagaattattattgttattgctattaatttcttgaatatctgATTTTAAAAAGTGGAAGATAACAGATGAATCTGCTATTGCCTCTCAATACATATTTTTTAACCAAAAAAAGGGGGAAATACAGCGAAGAATTTATCCAGCTATTAGATTGACATGCAACTCATATTGTGAGTTTCACGAACCCTTTATCAACCTCTTATCTtgttaaaatatgaaaatactATGAACTCAATTTCTTTATGCTCAAGCTTTTGGAAATGATGGTTTTATAATATGTGTCATGGTTTTAGTACTGAAGATCTTGAGTTCAAACCCCCATGGGCAAATGCTCTTTTATTATTAATTCAGactagttactctgcacacgctatgcgtgtgtgtacaatcttttttatctttatcgatggactaaagtggaatttgacaaattatggagggactaaattgatatttgaattgttgaaataaaaaaaataaaaataaaagtgtgttgaaattgaaaagaaaaaaaaaaacaaaagtgtaatagtAGTATCATATAAAGGTAAAATTGGAAGattgtgtgttgaaattgaaaaacaaaaacaaaaaacaaaagtgtaatattagtatcatataagggctaaaattggaagaaaaagatGGTGTCCTCTATAGGTAGTTATTATCATgtcctcacacttaataatatagtatagaagTATAGATGTAACTATTACTTGTTTATGAGTCTTCATCGCCAGTTATCTGATAAACACTCGTAGAtctttgatatttaattttgagCCTCCGCCTTCTGGTCTCCAATGTAAATAGACGTGAGATAGCATGTTGAAATATGGAACCAATGTTGGTTCGTTTCTTGTAAGTTCGAGTTTCTGGGAGTAATGGCATTCTAGCAATATCCTATATCATGCCAGGCCATCAAAACATTCACTTTACATTGAAGGTGAAACTGTAAAATCTAAAATTTATTGATGGAAGGCTGACATTTACCCTGCATAAGTATTATATGAAATGGTAAAATTTGAGTCGAgttcaccaaaaaaaaaatcactgaAGTGGATCTTTATTGTCCTTTTACTATTCTGTTTCTTCCTtggttaagttttttttttcttgggaAGCAGGTGTGATTTTCAAGACATTCTCCTGGAAATGGATCGAATTCTGCGTCCTGAAGGAACAGTAATTTTTCGAGATGGGGTTGAAGAATTGAATACTGTGAGCAAAATAAGCCGAGGAATGAGATGGGAAACAAAAATGATGGATCACGAGGAGGGCCCTTTGGTGCCTGAGAAAATACTCGTTGCAGTAAAAAAATATTGGGTCGCGCCGCCGCCAATTCCACTGCTACCGAAGAATGAAGTGAGATCATCAATGCAATATGTATCGTGTTATGTGGAATGCTTTCTTTTGTTATCTATTCAACTTTATGCTGCTACATTACTTTAGCATTGATCATTGAGCAATTGTATCTAATTTTACTTGATTTGTCGATGTAAtggaaaaataaatgaaaaatcaacATTTGTGACCTTCGGAGGCTCTTTGCTTTTGTGTCTACGCACATTTGCACTGCATAGAATGCAACTCATCGACTACTTTGTCTTATATGGTTATACGAGCTGCACGAGTTACAGCTCTATTCATGTACCTGCTTAGTATTTTTAGAAAAAGAAACAAATACAACAACttattattttctaaaaaaataatttgaatcattttgttataAATTTGAGTTTAATCTCTTTGTTATATTGgacgaataaattaattaagaacttaTGTAATATACTTTCGAATTTTTtgtcaaattaaaattcaagttgataattttatgttatctaataaattataattagcaCAATATATAGAATCaaattaaatgaaacaaatttttaaaaaatatatatccaaaCATCAAGTATAAGGCATAATAAACTAAAAATCAATCAACTTATGGACTTTAAAAAATGTGAAGGGTAATAACCATAAAACATgtttaattagtattaattattaattaatagactaaCTGTGAATTTACTTCATAGGTTACTTGATTGATAATTGAAATAAGTAAAAAATGTGAAGGGTAATGACGTCCATTCACAATTGGAAAATATTTGAAGTATctacacttttataggtatatagatagATTACTTCATAGGTTACTTGATTGATAATTGAAATAAGTAAAAAATGTGAAGGGTAATGACGTCCATTCACAATTGGAAAACATTTGAAGTATCCACATTTTtatagatatatagatatagattagcCTAGAACTTTTTTCTTTTCCCAAACTTTTAGTCTCGTTGTAACGGCAAATCCATGAAAGGGTATTTTGTTATTTAGACTCGGTCAACTTTGTGTGGTGCATGTAAATGGGCCATTTGAGTCTTATTTTCTTCATGGTTTATATTGTTTTCATTAAAATGAATAGAATGAAAaccaacaaattaaataaatcaaacgGTAGTAAATAGTAAAACAGTGGTTAGATTTACAAATTACACATGCGATGCCTGTGGGAGTGGCCCGTCTAAATATCGACCCAAGTTGAGGGTAAGGATGATAtctgttcaaattttaaaagtGGAGGGACCAAAGCTGTTGTAAATCGTAGGCATTGGGGACTATTGGTGAAGATTAACGACCAAAGATATAAAGAACCGAAAAACTAACAAGATTGGCTGGACTCATTGATATGAAACATAGATTAATTCTGGTGACCCACACAAGACTGTAGTACCTCGTATCCCATTGATCCACCAGCACAATTATGCATGAAAGTCGATCTTGATTCAAGGGTCGGATTTGATGATAAGTAATTGCTAGTCATCTGTTCCACACATTATATACCCGGTCAATCGTATCAACCCTACTCTCTCAATTCAAGGTCGCTTTTGACTAACGAAATCACTAAACATCAGAAGGCTCATCATTATACACAGAAGTAACATCGAGTCAATATCATTCCAGCGACACCGTTAACTCTGCATTGAAATTTTATCATCTGCTTCAACTAAGATGATTTCATGATGGTGTTCTCTTTCAAGTGACACCTAGCATTCAACAAAACAACCAAGTTAATGAACAAATGTTGGGATGATTGTATTTTATATTAGTATGCCAATTACCAGGAGGGCTAGAATCGATGATTTGTTATTACTTCCTTCCGACCACTTTGGCTAGCCCGCAACACCCACTTAGCAGTCAACTGTTTCTGTGCTAATAAAGCTGCTTCAGCCTTTTCTCTTGCCTCTTCACATGTTTCCATTCCAGAATTGCACTTGTCTGCCTCTTTCTGGTATTGAGATGCCATTTTCTTAGCCTCGAGTAGTGCCATGTCAGCATGCTGATGTTTCTTTAAATCTTCAGCTTCCCGCAGCTTCAATTCCTCAGACAGTAGCTCCACGAAGTTCTTCTGTGTGTCCTCACTTATTCCTGGATCGTGCTTTGAACAATCTTCTAGCCTCAaagtgaaaaataaaataaggtGTTTAAGATAAAGAATTCAACATAGATGTTCTAAAATTTAAGAAACTAATGCGAACATaaccatttaaaaaataattagaaCCACCTTATGAGAAATTAGGGGTTTGGCAAGACCATTACCTGTATATGGCAATACTAAAAATTAAAGAGGCAAAGGGAAGCATTTTCGGTGCACATGGGAAAGTACTGGCAGACGAGCCAAAAGATTGTTCGCTCCATACTTATTCAAAAAACAACTAAACACATTAAAATCCAATTTTTTTGCAAGTCAAGTTATGCTCAGGACCCTTGAAGTATTGTGGACCAGAATCTAAGTCCAACACATGATTATTTAGTAGAGTGACTAGCATTTGGTAATGAAGCCGCAACAAAATTTATCTTCTCTGTAAATGAGAGAATCTTAATCACCAATACGCCAGAGTTTTTAAGCAATCAACACTTCTTTTAGTCAAAACAAACTGTAACATCTGTTTTCTTCTTCAAATCGCTCTAATAGAATATATAACTCAAGTGCCACCACCTCATACGATGTAGTGGTATAAGACTCTCTCAATTTAGGGAGAAGCGGGGGTTTAAATTCAAATTAACACAACCATCCCCCACATTGTACTAAAGAAAATGTATGTCTCAAGTAGCTGATCCATCAAAATCAGTAGTAGCTCATGAATTGGTTGCAGCCTAAGTGTAAAATCCATTGGGCATGCAAGTTTTTCAAGCTGTATCGAGAATTATCCAAGACCGATTTCGAATTTGAGCAGATCTTGAGCAATAAGTCTTCTGCTCACTTGATGgtgaattttaattaattatttaatttaatctatattttattttacttgGTGTacattataaatatgtttaacTTGGATTGACCAAATAATATTGGTAAAGTCTTTCTCAATCTTTTCCTTCGTTGCCTAAAGATGGTGGATTATTTCCATGCTTGAGGTGGTCCCAAAGATCTCAGAACTCTCAAAATCATAAACAAGAAGGGAAAAATGCGAACTTTCTTTCTTGGGAAGGACAGTTTGGATAATTCACCAACAGCCATCCATTATAAGACTTGAAGTTCAAGAACTCAAATCCATCACCACTCACCAGAACTCGGATCCAGCGCCAGAGCTTCCAGATGTTTTATGCCTAATTTACTTCGGGAATGGAGATTTCGTACATGATTTTAATCTTGAGGTTTATAAATCTCCCTTTCCCCACGCCCAACGATCAGCGGATTCGAACTCTATTCAAAATCAGCTCAAGTTTCAGAGATCGAGCTCCAACAGTGAATTAAGCCCACAAATCTCTCCGCTTCCTTTTTCTCTCCAGTTTCGACATTAGTCCAAAGAACAAATCTTTGTTTAAATGTACACAATTAAACCACCGCAAGAAAAAAGAAGCTATTCTCGCATTAATTTCTGGAATAAAACATCACAAAAATTGCATCCATATCCCAAAAAACCAGTTGAAACTGAGAAACCAAATCATACGTAGTGCAACAAATCATAGTAAAAACTACCTTCGGGAGCGGAGAGCAGCTGCAGAGAATCAACACAGTCACAATTGCAGGATGGACATGAGGAGGAAGACGATCGACCGAATGCGGCAAGCCCTTCCACTAAACGCCAGTACAGAAGTGGGCCAACAATGTATGCCGCTAAACACAATGCCATGATTGCAACAACTGCCTTCAAAACCCCACTTCGCATTGCCATCTTTAACCGTAACAAAAAAAACCCTTCCTCGCTCTCTGAATCAATCAGTACCAGTGAGTGTATACAGTATTCTGCTGTAGTAAAGTCACTGAAACTTCATCCCTTtgactctttggtttcttctTGAAAAGTTtattgaagaaaagaaaagattgATTTCCCTTAGTGTGGGCCTTtgacagttttttttttttttgggatcaGTACTGGGAAATCTTTTTGaaaagataaatatatttttcgttTTGGTCTGTACGAATAAAATGTTATGGGGGATATGCATTATGTCTAACAACTAATTGGTCATATTATCTTTGAAttatatatagtaaaatttAATCGGAAATTTGGGTGGTGGTTGATCACAAGTAATGATTATAATGGAATATGTGAAAATAAATGAGAAAGAATATagtgtaaaaataataaaataacattaCTCGTATTAAACCATTTAATGGATCACATGTAAGAgatgatcatgaaaaatattactttttaattttaaaatatcattttttgtttgttatgtcataaaaaaatattatgtattatatattgatttgagttaaaaatatacttttaatatcaaaaataGATTGTACAACATATActgatttgaataaaaatattatttttctctaTAGATATTGATATATTAAACCGTTGCATTTATACTTAtggataagtgatgaaatattattGTGTGAATAATTACACCATTTAGTGGATTAAATGGAAATTAATTTCAACCTAGAGGAGTGTATTCAATGTAGgagatttattgacttttaatgactcttgtagattttaaaaatctagatgtATTCAATTAAGACTTTTACATACTCTATAGAAGTCTAGTGGTATTCAAATAGACTTTcagaaagttttaaaaaattaagtgATATTCAgcattgatttttaaaaactctataaaagtatAGAGGTATTAAAttttcaatagacttttaataacttcatggaatttattaacatacaaacattaaaatCTAATGTAGAactataaattgtcaaaaattgtaatTTAGAACCCAAAAAACCAAGTCACAATGCAGTAATAGCAATCTTCATCCCAGATTCACAATGCCCTAAGAAATTGTAAATAAAGAAATTTTGGCCCTTCACAAGCTTGATCTAATCCTTCCCAGATCAATACGTTTTGGCTCCGCGAGGGGTGGTGCATCGGCGGTATCCGCCCCTATCAACACTCaccacattgtgtactccggagTAGTAGTCGAACactgcaacatatttttcagcGACTCTTTAAAATTTTGGGATATGCatgctttcatttctcaatattacatatttatatatacatgcaaTTTTCAATATTAAGTAGAACTTTAACTCGTTTTTTTCTAAGGGGATTTGAGCATCTACATTATAATTTTCTTCAGATGGATAATTAACATATTTAAGCtttcataaaaatgaaaaatattgatttaCGTTCAAATAATTAGCTAGTATAATGTTTGTTTACGTTCTATTAATTGTACTTACCTAGTGTATCACCTGCCTTAAAGTTCTTGCCCCTCGGCCAACCGGCCACGTACGTTGAAGGTCCAACCACCACCGCCACCCACCGAGTAAGTGGCGGCTTCAGCCACTTGGCCGTGGAAAACCACGGCTACACCCACCACCACCGCCACCATCAAAACAATCGATGCACTGCCTCTTCCCTCATACATCTTGATTCACCATCTTGTTTGGGGTAATGCAAGAGCCATGAGCCATTGTCCACGGTTCATTTCTTCTTTAACTAACCGCACAGCTTCTGAACACCCAGTTTCTCCAGGTTCTTGTTTTGGTTCTTACAGATATTGTAGCAACTAGATGTTATTTCTCAGTTTACACAGAAGTAATGCCGTACAGAAAGTAATAAACGATAGCTGGTTTCTGAAGAGAACCACATATCATCCAGCCAATATTCAGCTAGTGCATCAAGTTTAACACTGATCTGGTTAACAAGTTCCGCCATCAATCCAATGGGAGAAAACTGCATCACTGATGTTATTCCAATTCAGTTAAGCCCAATTAGCATATGGATGGAAATACACAAAACTgctatttcattaaaaattaaataagaaaTAACTAATTAAATTGGCATAACCAAGGTTTTTTGCATGCTACGCACATTAAAATCAAGAAACATCACATCTATTGACAAATTTCAAATTAGAAGTGGGCAAAGAAAGCTTGATGCATCAGCACTAAATTTGTGCCTCAAACTTCCACTGGATGTGTAACCATGCGGAAAAGGATGAACTTTTCCGTGAATATTCAGACAACAAAGAACAAACAGAAAAATCGAACCCAGGTAACAAAGAGAACGAGAAGTGGATCTAAATTAGGAGATATTATCACACAAATACACCATCAAACATCCAGTCAAAACAAACCACCAACAAAATACACCATCATTTACTAATAGACATTATCTCAGCAGAAATTCTCTTAGCAATCCGTGAGCCCTGAAGTTTGACTTCAAGGGAcaatgcatgatttattgccCCGACCAGCATATTTGTGGCTTCCATTTGCAACCGTCATCTTTATCTTGGAGCAAGCATGTGTTCTTCAGTGGCACTGGAGCAACACAAGCGAAAATACCCTCTCCACCGGACAAAACTGATCCAGAATAAAGGGAGTGTTATCCTCTCATCACATAACAATTAGATGTGGGTTCTACTTTGTTTCTGGAAAAGTGGAAAACGTGGAAACTGTTGATGCAGGCTGCAAAACTGAACTAATATCCGAAGTTCGAACGTACCTGTAAATTATTAGAACATAttcagaaaagaaaaaaaaatctggGAAGAGAGTTTCCTAAAAGAGTCAATTGCATGTAAATGTAATGATACAAGTACGAAGATGGTaataaaatcaagttgttgAATATTTTCTCACAAACAATCAAACAACACATGTAGTGTGCGCAGTTCCGAATTTTCATTCTTCTGTCCAGTATAATTATTAGGAAAGAAAGCATCCAAAAAAAGAATAGTTTTTAAAGCTCAAATCAAGATTTCTCCAGCCACGAGAATTTAAGCAAATACTAACAAAGTTCTTGAGCATTAGAGAGGGTTTGCCCGACCCGTCATGTTGTCGTCCTTATCAATGACAAGATTTAAACCTTAAAAaagcattaaaaaaaattttaagggAATATTTCGATATGTAAAAAAAGTAATCAAGATTTAACCCAGAATGAGCCGAAACTATATGGATTCAAGGATGTATTATCCCATGGAAGAAAATActtccataattataacccaaTTTAGATAAATATCACAATATAAGAATTATAGAATGCATGTTTAGTCATCAAATCCAAACTATAGAATACATGTTTATTCAttatcataaattataattttatattatttaatatatgcatgctgcatattgatatttatatatttgCAGTAGTTATTTTATAATActaaaattatattaaagtagtgaaaagattttatttaattaaaattaataaacggTTGAGCAATTCTAAAGAGAAGTTGAGGCAGAAAGAGATCAAATCAGGGGTTGAGGGATGGGAAAAAATGAAAACGATACTGACGCAATATAGATTTTGGATCCACTTGTTATTTGGGCTGAGGACCCAACTTTAGTTCTATTTTGACTACTTGGGCTAAAGGCCCAAATAGATTTTACTATGTTCCCCTCTCATTGGCTGAGAGCTTGTGAGTGGCATCACGTGGCATTCACTTATTGGCGGAAACACGCCatccctttttttttaaaaaaaaagtcggCAACACGCTTGCTTCTTGAGGAGATTTACAACTAAAGTCGCCAATTTG encodes:
- the LOC142545432 gene encoding uncharacterized protein LOC142545432 isoform X2 — protein: MAMRSGVLKAVVAIMALCLAAYIVGPLLYWRLVEGLAAFGRSSSSSCPSCNCDCVDSLQLLSAPEGISEDTQKNFVELLSEELKLREAEDLKKHQHADMALLEAKKMASQYQKEADKCNSGMETCEEAREKAEAALLAQKQLTAKWVLRASQSGRKEVITNHRF
- the LOC142545432 gene encoding uncharacterized protein LOC142545432 isoform X1; this encodes MAMRSGVLKAVVAIMALCLAAYIVGPLLYWRLVEGLAAFGRSSSSSCPSCNCDCVDSLQLLSAPEDCSKHDPGISEDTQKNFVELLSEELKLREAEDLKKHQHADMALLEAKKMASQYQKEADKCNSGMETCEEAREKAEAALLAQKQLTAKWVLRASQSGRKEVITNHRF
- the LOC142545431 gene encoding LOW QUALITY PROTEIN: putative methyltransferase PMT14 (The sequence of the model RefSeq protein was modified relative to this genomic sequence to represent the inferred CDS: inserted 2 bases in 1 codon), translating into MASKIQSPGSRRRSPVSIFIVIGLCCVFYFLGSWQSGFGKGNSFAKEINKQKTNCNVVPSIKSESHHSLNFESQHKFVEVVGSTEPKYKVFEPCDVRYSDYTPCQEQDRAMRFPREDMIYRERHCPPQEEKLHCLIPAPIGYTSPFPWPKSRDYVYYANVPFKSLTVEKANQNWVQYDKSGVFKFPGGGTMFPQGADAYIDELASVIPIANGLIRTALDTGCGVASWGAYMLKRNVLPMSFAPRDNHEAQVQFALERGVPAVIGVLGSIKLPYPSRAFDMVQCSRCLIPWTSNDGKYLMEVDRVLRPGGFWVLSGPPINWKTYYLTWKRSKEDLKAEQSRIEELAELLCWEKKYEKGDIAIWRKKVNAMSCRRKSVNYCQSSDSDDVWYKKMETCATLFPEVKRDNQVAGGELKRFPVRLFDVPPRVKNGDVPGVTSELYKEDNKLWEKHVNEYKRINRLLGXPARYRNIMDMNAGLGGFAAALESPKLWVMNVVPNVAQNTLGVIYERGLIGIYHDWCEGFSTYPRTYDFIHANGVFKLYRDKCDFQDILLEMDRILRPEGTVIFRDGVEELNTVSKISRGMRWETKMMDHEEGPLVPEKILVAVKKYWVAPPPIPLLPKNEVRSSMQYVSCYVECFLLLSIQLYAATLL